A genomic window from Salvia hispanica cultivar TCC Black 2014 chromosome 5, UniMelb_Shisp_WGS_1.0, whole genome shotgun sequence includes:
- the LOC125187665 gene encoding LOW QUALITY PROTEIN: cytochrome P450 CYP72A219-like (The sequence of the model RefSeq protein was modified relative to this genomic sequence to represent the inferred CDS: inserted 1 base in 1 codon), with protein sequence MGVFIFIMTISCCVVALIYVWKILNWVWFTPKKLEKLLRQQGFKGNSYKLFYGDFKEIRRIATEAVSKPMDFSNDIMPRALPIYYQTSKKYGENSFIWIGPKPAVTITDXEMIREIMSKNYVFHKPNGNPIATMLAKGVASFEEDKWAKHRKLINPAFHVEKLKHMVPSFYLSCDELLRKWDKIVGNEGGCEVDVWPYLQTMTSDVISRTAFGSSYEEGRKIFELQGEQAKLIIEATRTLYIPGWRFVPTKFNRRMREIVRETESLVLGIINKRMKATESSTDDLLGLLLESNSKEMKQNGSESGMNIEEVIEECKLFYFAGQETTSSLLVWTMILLSKHEDWQDRARDEVLQVFGKGKPDYQELNHLKIVNMILHEAMRLYPPGVMLVRCTHKEARFGKISIPAGVQLVLPLLAIHHNTRLWGEDAASFKPERFGEGVSKATQGRVMYFPFGWGPRICVGQNFAMLEAKMAMVMILQRYSFKLSPSYTHAPRTVITLQPQHGAHLILTKL encoded by the exons atgggtgtttttatttttataatgacAATTTCTTGCTGTGTTGTAGCTCTAATATATGtatggaaaatattaaattgggtgTGGTTTACTCCCAAAAAACTCGAAAAACTCCTCCGGCAGCAGGGCTTCAAGGGAAATTCTTACAAGCTTTTCTATGGAGATTTCAAAGAGATACGTCGCATCGCGACAGAAGCCGTGTCCAAGCCTATGGATTTTTCCAACGATATTATGCCTAGAGCTCTTCCTATCTACTACCAAACCAGCAAAAAATATG GTGAGAATAGCTTTATTTGGATTGGACCAAAGCCTGCAGTAACCATCACAG CTGAAATGATTCGAGAGATTATGTCGAAGAATTATGTTTTCCACAAGCCTAATGGTAATCCAATTGCTACGATGCTAGCAAAAGGAGTAGCTTCATTCGAGGAAGATAAATGGGCCAAGCATAGAAAACTGATCAATCCTGCCTTCCACGTCGAAAAATTAAAG CATATGGTTCCATCATTCTACTTGAGCTGTGATGAAttgttgagaaaatgggatAAGATTGTGGGAAATGAAGGAGGTTGTGAAGTAGATGTGTGGCCTTATCTTCAGACAATGACGAGTGATGTGATTTCAAGAACTGCGTTTGGGAGTAGCTACGAGGAGGGAAGAAAGATATTCGAACTACAAGGAGAGCAGGCGAAGCTCATCATAGAGGCAACTCGGACTTTGTACATCCCTGGCTGGAG GTTCGTGCCAACGAAATTCAataggagaatgagagaaataGTGAGGGAAACCGAATCGTTGGTGCTCGGAATTATCAACAAGAGAATGAAAGCGACGGAATCCAGCACGGATGACTTATTAGGACTACTACTAGAATCCAATTCCAAGGAGATGAAACAGAATGGAAGCGAGTCCGGAATGAACATCGAGGAGGTGATAGAGGAGTGCAAACTCTTCTACTTCGCCGGTCAAGAGACCACTTCGTCTTTGCTAGTTTGGACAATGATCCTTTTAAGCAAGCACGAAGACTGGCAAGACCGTGCTAGGGACGAGGTTTTGCAAGTCTTCGGGAAAGGGAAACCCGATTATCAAGAATTAAACCACCTCAAAATT GTAAACATGATCCTGCACGAGGCTATGAGGTTGTACCCACCGGGGGTGATGCTCGTTCGGTGTACTCATAAGGAAGCTAGATTTGGAAAGATAAGTATACCTGCAGGGGTGCAGCTTGTGCTTCCGTTGCTGGCCATACACCACAATACTCGACTATGGGGCGAAGACGCGGCCAGCTTCAAGCCGGAGAGGTTTGGCGAAGGCGTGTCAAAGGCGACGCAAGGGCGGGTTATGTATTTTCCTTTCGGGTGGGGGCCGAGGATTTGTGTTGGGCAGAATTTTGCTATGTTGGAAGCTAAGATGGCGATGGTTATGATTCTGCAGCGTTATTCGTTCAAGTTGTCGCCCTCGTATACGCATGCTCCTCGTACAGTGATCACTCTCCAGCCTCAGCATGGAGCACACTTGATTCTTACAAAACTTTAA
- the LOC125187666 gene encoding cytochrome P450 CYP72A219-like has translation MIREIMSKMDAFPKPSDDPLKLLSKGIASFEAEKWTKHRKLISPAFHVDKLKHMVPSFYLSCGDMLRKWDEIMGNEGSCEVDVWPHLQTLTSDVISRTAFGSSHEEGRKIFELQREQMTLIVEAAGSLFIPGWRFLPTKFNRRMKEIVKEIESMMVKIIDKKRKAMETGEASCTDDLLGLLLESNSKEMKKHGNESGMSIKEVIEECKIFYFAGQETNSSLLVWTMILLSKHQDWQIRARDEVMQVFGRGKPGYQDLNHLKTMSMILHEALRLYPSGVTFTRSTHTEASLGKLRLPAGVQLALQVLAVHHDTRLWGDDASMFNPERFGEGVSKATQGKLMFLPFGSGPRVCLGQNFAMLEAKMAMVMILQRYSFRLSPAYTHAPYSMFTLQPQHGAHLILTKL, from the exons ATGATACGAGAGATTATGTCGAAAATGGATGCTTTTCCGAAGCCTTCTGATGATCCGCTGAAGCTGCTTTCGAAAGGAATAGCATCATTCGAGGCAGAGAAATGGACCAAGCACAGGAAACTGATCAGCCCCGCCTTCCACGTCGACAAATTGAAG CATATGGTTCCATCATTCTACTTGAGCTGTGGTGATATGTTGAGGAAATGGGATGAGATTATGGGAAATGAAGGAAGTTGTGAAGTGGACGTGTGGCCTCATCTTCAGACATTGACGAGCGATGTGATTTCAAGAACTGCGTTTGGGAGTAGTCATGAAGAAGGAAGGAAGATATTTGAACTACAAAGAGAGCAGATGACTCTCATCGTTGAGGCGGCTGGCTCACTGTTTATTCCCGGGTGGAG GTTTTTGCCAACGAAATTCAACCGGAGAATGAAAGAAATTGTGAAGGAAATCGAATCAATGATGGTTAAAATCATcgataaaaagagaaaagcgATGGAAACAGGGGAAGCTAGTTGTACGGATGACTTACTGGGATTACTATTGGAATCAAATTCGAAGGAGATGAAAAAGCATGGTAATGAGTCCGGAATGAGCATCAAGGAAGTGATCGAGGAGTGCAAAATCTTCTACTTTGCGGGCCAAGAGACCAATTCGTCCCTGCTGGTCTGGACAATGATCCTTTTGAGCAAGCACCAGGACTGGCAAATTCGTGCTAGGGACGAGGTCATGCAAGTTTTCGGGAGAGGGAAACCCGGCTACCAAGATCTGAACCACCTCAAAACT ATGAGCATGATCCTGCACGAGGCTCTGAGGCTATATCCATCGGGGGTAACGTTTACGCGGTCGACCCACACGGAAGCCAGCTTAGGAAAGCTGAGGCTACCGGCAGGAGTGCAGCTAGCACTGCAGGTGCTAGCTGTGCACCACGACACCCGACTATGGGGTGATGACGCGTCCATGTTCAATCCTGAGAGGTTTGGCGAAGGTGTGTCCAAAGCGACGCAAGGGAAGCTTATGTTTTTACCCTTTGGATCGGGGCCGAGGGTGTGTTTAGGGCAGAACTTCGCGATGTTGGAAGCAAAAATGGCGATGGTTATGATTCTGCAGCGTTATTCGTTCCGACTGTCGCCGGCGTATACGCATGCTCCTTATTCGATGTTCACTCTACAACCTCAACATGGCGCACATTTGATTCTTACCAAACTATGA
- the LOC125187664 gene encoding cytochrome P450 CYP72A219-like, which produces MDNLISTLILSCSVTATLFYGWRILNWLWFTPRSIEKRLRQQGFRGNPYRFFYGDLRESSMTRREARSKAMVFSHDIVPRVIPSFHKAITNHGENCFVWFGPKPALLVMVPEIIREIMSKNYVFQKPRSPLTTLLAGGLLSLERDEWAKHRRLINPAFHAEKLKHMVPAFHLSCGEMLSKWDEIVGSNEGCCEVDVWPYLQTMTSDVISRTAFGSSYEQARKMSELQREQAKHIMEAHRSVHIPGYRFLPTRFNRRMKETKSEIESILLGMIKKRLKAMEEETYSNDLLGLLLESNFKEHGNDGLGMSIEEVIEECKLFYFAGHETTASLLVWMMILLSKHGEWQDRARDEVLQVFGRAKPNFQELNHLKIVSMILHEALRLYPPVPVLARTHHEECRFGRVSIPAGVQLILPAILLHHDPKIWGHDATEVKPERFNEGVEKAVRGQTAYFPFGWGPRICIGQKFAMLETKTAMAMILQRYSFQLSSSYSHAPHPVITLQPQYGAHLMLTKL; this is translated from the exons atggataatttGATCAGCACACTCATACTTTCTTGCTCTGTCACAGCCACTTTATTCTATGGCTGGAGAATCTTGAATTGGCTATGGTTCACTCCAAGAAGCATCGAAAAGCGCCTCCGGCAGCAGGGATTCCGTGGGAATCCGTACCGATTCTTCTACGGAGATTTGAGAGAATCGAGCATGACGAGGAGGGAAGCCAGGTCTAAAGCCATGGTTTTCTCCCATGATATTGTTCCTAGAGTCATCCCTAGCTTCCACAAAGCTATCACAAACCATg GTGAGAATTGCTTTGTCTGGTTTGGGCCAAAGCCTGCGTTACTGGTCATGGTTCCGGAGATTATAAGAGAGATTATGTcgaaaaattatgtttttcaaaAGCCTAGAAGCCCTTTAACTACACTTCTTGCTGGGGGACTTTTATCACTCGAGCGGGATGAGTGGGCCAAGCATAGACGACTCATCAATCCCGCCTTCCATGCGGAGAAACTCAAG CATATGGTTCCTGCATTTCACTTGAGCTGTGGTGAAATGTTGAGCAAATGGGATGAGATTGTAGGATCAAATGAAGGGTGTTGTGAAGTGGATGTTTGGCCTTACCTCCAAACCATGACGAGCGACGTGATTTCAAGGACAGCGTTTGGAAGTAGCTACGAGCAAGCGAGGAAGATGTCTGAACTGCAGAGAGAGCAAGCAAAGCACATTATGGAAGCCCATCGCTCTGTTCACATCCCCGGATACAG GTTTCTGCCCACGAGATTTAACAGGAGGATGAAAGAAACTAAGAGTGAAATAGAATCAATATTGCTTGGTATGATCAAGAAAAGATTAAAGGCaatggaagaagaaacatACAGCAATGACTTGTTGGGACTGCTACTTGAATCCAACTTCAAAGAACATGGAAATGATGGGTTGGGAATGAGCATTGAGGAAGTGATAGAAGAGTGCAAACTATTCTACTTCGCAGGCCATGAGACCACGGCTTCCCTACTCGTCTGGATGATGATCTTGTTGAGCAAGCATGGCGAGTGGCAGGATCGGGCTAGAGACGAGGTTCTGCAAGTGTTTGGGAGGGCCAAACCTAATTTTCAAGAACTAAACCACCTCAAAATT GTTAGCATGATCTTGCATGAGGCTCTAAGATTATACCCACCGGTGCCTGTTCTTGCTCGAACTCATCACGAGGAATGTAGGTTCGGAAGGGTTAGCATCCCGGCAGGAGTCCAGCTCATCCTGCCTGCGATTTTATTGCACCATGACCCCAAAATATGGGGTCATGATGCAACGGAAGTTAAACCCGAGAGGTTCAATGAAGGCGTGGAGAAGGCCGTGCGGGGGCAGACAGCCTACTTCCCCTTCGGATGGGGGCCAAGGATATGCATCGGCCAAAAATTTGCTATGTTGGAAACTAAGACAGCGATGGCTATGATTCTGCAGCGGTATTCGTTCCAGCTGTCGTCGTCGTATTCGCATGCTCCTCATCCAGTCATCACACTCCAGCCTCAGTATGGAGCGCACTTGATGCTTACAAAACTATAG